ACGACATGGAGGAGATGTACGCGAAGCTCTGGCGCGCCCTCACCGGCGGCTGAAGCCGGGCGCGCCCGCGGGCGGGGCGCTCAGCTCCTCGCCGCGGGCGCCGGAGCCACCTTCGCGTGCTCGTTGATCGCGAAGGGGAAGTGACAGGCCACGGAGTGCCCCTCCCCCACGTCGGTGAGCGCGGGCGTCACCTCGGCGCAGACCGGCGCGGCGAGCGGGCAGCGGGTCCGGAAGCGGCAGCCGCTCGGCGGGTCGAGCGGTGAGGGGGGCTCCCCCTGCAGCCGGATGCGGCCGACGGTCGTCGGTATCCCCGGCCGCGGCGGGATCGCCGAGAGGAGCGCTGCGGTGTAGGGGTGCGCGGAGCGTTCGAACATCGTCGCGGTCGGCGCGACCTCGCAGAGCCGCCCGAGGTACATCGTCCCCACCCGCTGGGAGAGCGTCTTCACGACCATCAGGTCGTGCGCGATCAACAGGTAGGTGAGATGCAGCCGCTCCCGCAGCTCCGCGAGCAGGTTGAGGATCTGCGCCTGGATCGAGACATCGAGCGCCGTCACCGGCTCGTCGCAGATCACGATGGCCGGCGAGGCGACGAGGACCCGCGCGATCGCGACCCGCTGGCACTGCCCACCGGAGAGCTCGCGGGGGAAGCGGTTGCCGTGACGCAGCATGTCGAGGCCGCCGAGGTCGAGCATCTCGGCCACCATCTGGTGGCACTGCGTGAATGGTCAGATATCGCGTGAAAGTTGTGACAGGCACTTCACGACTAGCGCGCGGACGCTTCACCCACATGTCGCGGTCCGGACGCGCGCATCTTTGTCGAAAGGCTCGTTCAGACGGACTCGATCTGCTCCAGTCCGTCGAAGCCGAGGGCCTTGATGAAGCGCGCGGTCGCGGTGATGAAGCGCACCCGCCCGTTCGGCCCCGCGAAGTGCTGGTGGTTCACGTACGGCGGGATCCAGATGAAGTCGTCCGCTTTCCACTCGAGCTTCTTCGGCTCGTCCGCCCAGCTCCAGGTGTAGTCCACGTCGACGGTGAAGGAGGGGTCCCAGTGCAGGTCGTAGCCCTCCCCTTCGAGCACGTAGATCACCTCCTCGGAGAAGTGACGGTGCTTGCCGGAGTGCTCCCCGGGCTCGATCACCTGGATGTACATGTCGAGCGCGTACTCGGTCGTCCCCATGTGGTCGTTGATCAGGTGCTTGAGGCGGCCCTGCGGGCTGTCCTCCCACTCCTGGTCCTCCGGGCGCACGATGCTCTGCAACGACGGGCGCTGCACCTTCATCAGCTCGGCCTCGGCGAGCGCCCGCTGATAGTGGACGCTCCCCTGGCGTCCGGTCCCGTCGAATCGATCCCCTTCTTTCACGGCATTCCCTTTCGCGAGTCCTTCCGGGCTGCCCGGCCCCCTGATCGCTGCGTCGGTGGCGATCAGCCGCCCGAGTAGCCGTGGTCCACGGGCCCGCCCTGGTCGATCACTTCCTGGGGCAGCCAGTCCTCGAAACCGGGGAGCGGCTCCTTCGGGGCGCGCTCGACGAAGCCCTGGAAGCCGAGGTTGGCGAAGAGGTACACCGGCTTGGACTTCATGATCAGCATCTTCGCCGGGTTGGCGTCGTCGGCGTTGAAGTGCTGGTGCACGCAGCCCGGCTCGACGATGCACACGTCGCCCGCCTGCCAGGGGTACTTCTTCCCGTCGTGGACGTCGTAGCCGTCGCCCTCGAGGATGTAGAAGGCCGCGGTGTTCATGTGGCCGTGCTTCTGGCTCTTCGCGCCCGGCGCGAGCAGCTCGAAGTGGCAGTGGAAGAGCTGGGTGAAGTCGACCGAGTCCGGGTCGATGAGGGTCTTGCCGTACATCTGGGGGCCGCCGGCCCAGGGTTTGCTGCTCGCCGGGATGACGCGCGGCGCGTCGATCAGCTTCTTGTAGATGTCGGAGTACTTGCCCGAGAGCTCCCGGACGAAGGTCCGCTGCCGCTCGGGGGTGCTCGCTGCCGCCCGCGCGACGTCGAGGAGCTCCTGTGCCGGAATCACCTTTTCTTCGTAGGCACTGGTCATCCGCGCCTCGCTTTCCTCGATTGGATCTCCAGGACCGAGGCGCTACGAGCGGGCGTCGGGGCTCCTCCGCACCCGCTCGTTGCGGGGCGGCCGGGGCCGGGTAGCTCGCGCGTCGTGCCAGCGTCGAGCCACCTTACCCCTTCGCTTGAGAAACTCCATGGAGTGGGTGAGGAGCGGTTTCGGGGTGTCCGCGACGCCGGCGCCGCAGGACTTTCGGTGGT
This is a stretch of genomic DNA from Acidimicrobiales bacterium. It encodes these proteins:
- a CDS encoding cupin domain-containing protein, translating into MTSAYEEKVIPAQELLDVARAAASTPERQRTFVRELSGKYSDIYKKLIDAPRVIPASSKPWAGGPQMYGKTLIDPDSVDFTQLFHCHFELLAPGAKSQKHGHMNTAAFYILEGDGYDVHDGKKYPWQAGDVCIVEPGCVHQHFNADDANPAKMLIMKSKPVYLFANLGFQGFVERAPKEPLPGFEDWLPQEVIDQGGPVDHGYSGG
- a CDS encoding ABC transporter ATP-binding protein, whose translation is MVAEMLDLGGLDMLRHGNRFPRELSGGQCQRVAIARVLVASPAIVICDEPVTALDVSIQAQILNLLAELRERLHLTYLLIAHDLMVVKTLSQRVGTMYLGRLCEVAPTATMFERSAHPYTAALLSAIPPRPGIPTTVGRIRLQGEPPSPLDPPSGCRFRTRCPLAAPVCAEVTPALTDVGEGHSVACHFPFAINEHAKVAPAPAARS